The window ATTTATCAAATGTGTCGAATGACGAGTTGTATAGTCACAAGTTTGGTGACGAAATTTCGCGTCGATTGAGACTTATTGACAAAGAATATACTTATGAGACGCAGGCTGCACCGGGAGCATTTTCGGGAAAACTAATAGTTGAAAAACCGATTATCTACAACAGCCTTTTAAAATTAGAAAAACACTTTACACGACGTGTAGGCAAGAATTACGACTTCAACAAAAACGAATTGATGAGAATTTTAAATATCGGAATACTTATAAGGTATGAAGATACAACCGAATTTGAAAAATGCTTGGAAAAAGCAAGCAACGTTGAGGAAATTCTTGAAGTGTTCAACAAAGTTAAAGTAGAATAACTACTTACTAATATCAAAATTAACCAATAAAACTACATAAATTTATGATTAAAAAATTAACAATTTTACTGTTTGCTTTAATACTAAGCACTGGCTTAATAGGTCAAGTAAAAATATCGGGTAATGTAAAAGATGCTCAAACTGGGCAAACTATACCCGGAGTTAGTATTATAGAAAAAGGAACGTACAACGGTTGTGTCTCCGATATAAACGGAGATTATTCCATAATAATCAACGACGTTTCTTCTGCTACACTTGTATTTTCTTTTGTAGGATATACAACTGAAGAAAGAAAGTTATCCAAAGGTCAACTTATAGTTGATGTTGTCCTTAATGAAGAAGTGCAAAACTTGGAAGGAGTTGTGGTTACAGCCTTGGGTATTACTCAGGCAAAAAAATCGGTAGGGTATTCAACTCAAGAAGTTAGAACAGAAGACATAAAGAAAATTGCAGCTCCAAACGTTGGAAACCTGCTTACCGGTAAAGTTGCCGGATTAGCGGTAAATAACCCAACGGGAATGTTCCAATCGCCAACATTTTCATTGCGTGGTAAATCTCCTCTCATTGTTGTTAATAATGTTCCTGTTGAAACCAATATGTTTGATATCGCTTCCGAAGATATCGAAAATATTACCGTATTAAAAGGGACATCTGCATCTGCTTTGTACGGAGCCAGAGGAAGAAATGGTGCCATACTTATTACTACCAAAACCGCCGATGTAACTGGAACCGAAGTTACCATTAGCAACAACACTATGCTTACTGTGGGCTATGCATCTTTTCCGCAAACTCAATCCGAGTACGGTAATGGTTCGTACGGACAATACGAGTTTTGGGATGGAAAAGACGGTGGTAAATCTGATGGCGACATGATTTGGGGTCCTAAATTCGGTACAGGTATTATGGTGCCTCAATGGAATAGTCCTATTTACGATAGCCTTACAGGCGAAACAATTCCTTGGTGGGGTGATGTTGAAGGCACAAAATACAACGACAAGTCAAGATATTCAAGAGTTCCAATACCTTGGGAATATCACGACAACCTTAGAAATTTTATGCGTACGGGTGTTGTAACAACTAGCAACTTTTCGGTTGCTCACAAAGGAAACAGATTTATGTACCGCATGTCGGGAAATTATTCATACCAGCGTGGGCAAGTTCCTAACACTTGCCTATATACCGGTAGTTTAAACTTTAGTTCAACTTCAAAACTAACGCAAGCTTTAACATTAGATACTAAATTATCCTACGGAAAAGTCTATTCGCCCAATTATCCTCGTTACGGATACGGTCCGAGAAACCACATGTACACAATACTTATTTGGATGGGCGACGATGTTAACGGCGAAGAATTAAAAGAGCATTTGTATGTACCCGGTCAAGAAGGCTATCGTCAGGCTAATTTCAACTATGCTTGGTACAACAACGTATATTTTGCTGCTTACGAATTATCGCAAATGTATAATGAAAACGGCGTCAACGGACAGTTAAGACTCTCTTACGAAATAAATAGAAACTTAATTCTTCAAGCTAAAACATCATTAATAACTAAGCATTTATTCGAAGATAGAAAAAGTCCTAAGTCATACTTAAACTACGGCGATCCTCGCGATGGTGATTACAAAATATGGAATACCGATTGGCTTACTGCCGATAATGATATTTTGTTAACGTATCGTCAACCTGTTAATGAAAACATAAACCTTACATTCAACGCCGGAGCTGCTTCGTACTACAGCCGATACAGTCAGGAATACAAC is drawn from Lentimicrobiaceae bacterium and contains these coding sequences:
- a CDS encoding SusC/RagA family TonB-linked outer membrane protein, which encodes MIKKLTILLFALILSTGLIGQVKISGNVKDAQTGQTIPGVSIIEKGTYNGCVSDINGDYSIIINDVSSATLVFSFVGYTTEERKLSKGQLIVDVVLNEEVQNLEGVVVTALGITQAKKSVGYSTQEVRTEDIKKIAAPNVGNLLTGKVAGLAVNNPTGMFQSPTFSLRGKSPLIVVNNVPVETNMFDIASEDIENITVLKGTSASALYGARGRNGAILITTKTADVTGTEVTISNNTMLTVGYASFPQTQSEYGNGSYGQYEFWDGKDGGKSDGDMIWGPKFGTGIMVPQWNSPIYDSLTGETIPWWGDVEGTKYNDKSRYSRVPIPWEYHDNLRNFMRTGVVTTSNFSVAHKGNRFMYRMSGNYSYQRGQVPNTCLYTGSLNFSSTSKLTQALTLDTKLSYGKVYSPNYPRYGYGPRNHMYTILIWMGDDVNGEELKEHLYVPGQEGYRQANFNYAWYNNVYFAAYELSQMYNENGVNGQLRLSYEINRNLILQAKTSLITKHLFEDRKSPKSYLNYGDPRDGDYKIWNTDWLTADNDILLTYRQPVNENINLTFNAGAASYYSRYSQEYNATDGLIVPWVYSLNNTKNSVKASNYLRERAVNSVYLTADIDLYDIFFLKLAARNDWSSTLPVHHNSYFYPSVSLSTVLSNMITMPVFVDYLKLYGSWANVSSDLNPYQISSYYYNAGNYGSTTMVDYSGAIINPNIKPESSTSYEAGLSSSFLKNTLTLDLTWYRVIDKNQIIDLPISPTSGFNSHKVNGNEFTTNGIEITLGATPIKSSSARWDIALGFDTRVKRITEIYGDAKKYGNYSLNERVDNYYATAWMKSPDGKVILDKGSGLPIRDPYPQLFGHLEPDFRFGFQNNITFGKFVVGVDFDGVYGGIFHSRSLERMWWGGKHPGTTKYRDEEYAAGHPVYVPDGVNIVSGELVRDVDGNVISDTRVFEQNTTAVDWQSWCQNYPFRARVTEKENKEFVNTPSRTFFKLRKVSLTYDATNLLNLRTIKHIEITAFGYNLFVLKKAKIVDPDYGNDDNLQDPSARYLGLGFKINL